One window of the Zymoseptoria tritici IPO323 chromosome 12, whole genome shotgun sequence genome contains the following:
- a CDS encoding Ca2+/calmodulin-dependent protein kinase produces INHYEIVDELGRGTHGKVKLGRDLTTEGTFVAIKIVERFSKRRKLGRLGTTEDKVKKEVAILKKARHPNIVGLLEVIDDPNRKKVYIVLEWVERGEINWRLEYVPIMTLEQCRVAFRDTLLGLQYLHYQGIVHRDIKPPNLLATYDNRVKISDFGVSYLGKPVRDGESEDTVGTPAFYAPELCFTEPTEEPVPVTKAIDVWAMGITLFCMLFARTPFVDSEYVVMRQIADEEIYIPDKRLQPPTASSRRGELDLIYEDISDELQDLLHRLLIKDPRHRITLEEVRHHPWVLED; encoded by the exons ATCAATCACTACGAGATTGTTGACGAACTTGGCCGCGGCACGCATGGTAAAGTCAAGCTGGGCCGTGACCTCACCACCGAAGGGACCTTTGTCGCGATCAAGATTGTCGAGCGATTTTCGAAACGACGAAAGTTGGGCAGACTTGGTACGACGGAAGACaaggtgaagaaggaggttgCCATCTTGAAGAAGGCTCGTCACCCAAACATTGTGGGATTGCTGGAAGTCATCGACGATCCGAATCGTAAGAAGGTTTACATTGTGCTTGAATGGGTGGAACGTGGAGAGATCAACTGGCGG CTGGAATATGTACCCATCATGACTTTGGAACAGTGTCGAGTCGCATTCCGGGATACTCTGCTTGGTCTACAGTATCTGCACTACCAGGGTATCGTCCACCGCGACATCAAGCCTCCCAATCTCCTCGCAACGTACGACAATCGAGTCAAGATTTCCGACTTTGGCGTGTCGTACTTGGGCAAACCAGTACGCGATGGCGAATCGGAGGAC ACCGTCGGCACTCCTGCTTTCTACGCGCCGGAACTATGCTTCACGGAGCCCACCGAGGAACCTGTGCCTGTGACAAAGGCGATTGATGTCTGGGCCATGGGCATCACACTGTTCTGCATGCTGTTTGCGCGCACGCCATTTGTGGATTCAGAGTACGTTGTCATGCGTCAGATCGCTGACGAGGAGATTTACATCCCCGACAAGAGACTTCAACCC CCAACGGCATCCAGCCGACGCGGAGAACTCGATTTGATCTACGAAGACATCAGCGATGAACTTCAGGATCTGTTACACCGTCTCCTCATCAAAGACCCACGACATCGAATTACGCTAGAGGAAGTGCGACATCATCCTTGGGTTCTTGAGGAT
- a CDS encoding bifunctional chorismate synthase/flavin reductase, with protein sequence MSTFGQYYRVTTYGESHGKSVGCIVDGVPPGLELTEADIQPSMTRRRPGQSALTTPRDEKDMVEIQSGTEHGITLGSPVAMRVMNQDQRPKDYGSSTMDMYPRPSHADWTYLEKYGVKSSSGGGRSSARETIGRVAAGAIAEKYLRVAHGVEIVAFTNSVGPEHLFPATKTHPSPSTNPAFLELIDKVTRIDVDKNLPVRCPNAEAGKRMEDLIAEYRDKHDSIGGTVTCVIRNCPSGLGEPCFDKLEATLAHAMLSIPATKGFEIGSGFGGCEVPGSIHNDPFVKAPVVEPSVSGAEKPIWSRPRLTTATNNSGGIQGGISNGAHVYFTVAFKPPATIGQAQKTVTYDENEGVLEAKGRHDPCVIPRAVPIVESMAALVIMDAVLAQSARQSARACLPVLKNTVPVSMTANNLTNGSKE encoded by the coding sequence ATGTCGACCTTCGGCCAGTACTACCGCGTCACCACCTACGGCGAATCGCACGGCAAAAGCGTCGGATGTATCGTCGACGGTGTGCCTCCGGGCCTCGAGCTCACGGAAGCTGATATCCAACCCTCCATGACCCGCCGTCGTCCCGGACAGAGCGCACTCACGACACCTCGCGACGAGAAAGATATGGTGGAAATCCAGTCAGGCACAGAGCATGGAATTACATTGGGTTCACCTGTGGCCATGAGGGTCATGAACCAAGACCAGCGGCCGAAAGACTACGGAAGCTCGACAATGGACATGTACCCTCGTCCCAGCCACGCGGATTGGACATACCTGGAGAAGTACGGCGTCAAGTCAAGCAgtggcggaggaagaagtaGCGCACGTGAGACGATTGGAAGAGTCGCAGCGGGAGCCATTGCGGAGAAATACCTACGAGTCGCACATGGTGTGGAGATTGTTGCGTTCACCAACTCAGTCGGACCAGAGCATCTCTTCCCCGCTACGAAGACACATCCATCTCCTTCCACCAACCCTGCGTTCCTCGAGCTCATCGACAAAGTCACCCGCATAGACGTCGACAAGAACCTGCCCGTGCGCTGCCCGAACGCCGAAGCAGGCAAGAGAATGGAAGACCTCATCGCAGAATACCGGGACAAACACGACAGCATCGGCGGCACCGTGACCTGCGTGATCCGCAACTGTCCCTCCGGCCTCGGCGAGCCTTGTTTCGACAAACTCGAAGCCACGCTCGCGCACGCCATGCTCAGCATTCCGGCCACCAAAGGTTTCGAAATCGGCTCCGGATTCGGCGGTTGTGAAGTCCCCGGCTCCATCCACAACGATCCTTTCGTCAAAGCACCCGTTGTGGAACCTTCCGTCTCAGGCGCCGAGAAGCCAATCTGGTCCCGCCCGAGATTAACAACCGCGACGAACAACTCTGGCGGTATCCAAGGTGGCATCTCCAACGGCGCGCACGTGTACTTCACCGTGGCGTTCAAGCCCCCGGCTACCATCGGCCAGGCGCAGAAGACAGTGACCTacgacgagaacgagggTGTATTGGAGGCAAAGGGCAGACATGACCCCTGTGTTATCCCTCGCGCGGTGCCGATCGTCGAGTCGATGGCGGCGTTGGTCATTATGGATGCGGTGTTGGCGCAGAGCGCGAGGCAGAGTGCGAGGGCGTGTTTGCCGGTGTTGAAGAATACGGTGCC